A segment of the Psilocybe cubensis strain MGC-MH-2018 chromosome 5, whole genome shotgun sequence genome:
TCAGTGAACATTCCACTCCAATGGTGGACAAATTAAGCCGGATATAGATCACTCTGCTTCCCAAATGCGATACCGAGGCAGAAGCCTGGATATCAACATTTCGAAGCGTCATCTGGCCCCGGCAGATGTCGTCATATAGAAGTTTGAGAAGAGGGGAGGGTACAGAACATTCACTCACATATATTGTATCCTAAACTCCTATCTGATGGGCCTTTAcacatcgtcatcttcttcatccgtGAGCTCTTCTCCCTGGCGTATTCCTTGGTGTCGCTCATAACCATCACGGCGCGCCCATGAAAATCCGTCGGTGTACGGATTAATACGCAAAGGTAAAATGAGAGTCCATAAGGAACTGGAAACCGGTAAGTTAGTCTCTAGATTGAGAAGGGGCGAGTACGTACTACCCAGAGTCTCCTAAATTGAAAAAGAACGCCAAATTCTTCTTTTTGCTATTTCCCGATCCAAATTTTAGAGCACCGTGATGTTAGCAGATCTGTGTACGCACCCTACATCGTAGGAGTTGACAAATTCCTGATAGGAGAAGCGTCAATAATAATTCAAAAAGCCGTACCACATCACACAGACCTCATTTCTAGCCTTCGCCTTTTTCCGGTATTCGTCGTGGTCCTGGGCTTCGACGGTGGTCTCACCCCAGGAGATGCCGTATAGATGATATGATAACATGACACCGACTGCAAAGCATAGAACAATTGAGAGAATATACATCATGGCAAACATTATTTCTGGGACGTGATGGTCCCAAGGCTAATTGACTATTAGCCAAAGGAATTGAACAAAAAAGAGTCAAAGTACCTTATAAGATACTCCAATGGAATCAAAGAATTTATCGTATCCAGAAGCGCATAAGCAGAAAGTGGAAAGGACGAGGTAGGCCCTGTAGAACCAATGAGA
Coding sequences within it:
- a CDS encoding Palmitoyltransferase ZDHHC16B; translation: MLEMQKIATRGMAYLVLSTFCLCASGYDKFFDSIGVSYKPWDHHVPEIMFAMMYILSIVLCFAVGVMLSYHLYGISWGETTVEAQDHDEYRKKAKARNEEFVNSYDVGKKKNLAFFFNLGDSGYSLWTLILPLRINPYTDGFSWARRDGYERHQGIRQGEELTDEEDDDV